The following nucleotide sequence is from Podospora bellae-mahoneyi strain CBS 112042 chromosome 1 map unlocalized CBS112042p_1, whole genome shotgun sequence.
GGTTTCCTTAGGGCCTTTGcccctccttgaccttttgGCCACAGGAGGCTGGAGTGCCGAGGCGGCTGTAGAATGCGCGGAGCCAAcgtttgctggtggtgttggcaaTGCTGGGCCATTCATTTGGGGTGATGCTTGGTTGGATACACCAGACTGCACAGCGTGGTTGCTACCGCCTGTTTTGGCAGTCCTCTTGCGTTTTTGCCCCAAACTACCGGGTGCGGTGTTAGGGAGCGCGGGGCtagcagagggaggagttgggagaGCCAGAATTTGGCCCTGGGGGTTTTCCGTTTGCCTGGATGTCTGAGAAGGTCTTGGTCGAGAGCGATGGGAAGAGGTGCTGGACAGGCCGTCTGGGGGGGCCGAATACACAAAATCTGTTGTCGCGAAACTTCCAAGTGTATTATCTAGGCCTTGTGATAATGTCGCGGGCTCTTTGTTTGTTGATTCTGTCCTGGGGCCTGACGTTGATGCATTTCCTGTCTGCGCCAGATTCTTCTGCGTGGTGCCTGTCACTGTGTCCATTGCCGCCCCGGATAACGCCCCTCCTGGCGCTGTTTCTGGTTCTACTCTCGTCGCAACCCCTGATGCGGCCCCTGAGGCCGACAGTGTCGCCGCCCTCGCTCCATGATCTGTGGTGATACCCGGAGGGATATGAGAACGCTGATTTGTTGGGCGTTGCTTATCTTCTAGAGCCTTTGATCTACCCACCTTTTTGGTGGCCGTCGATGGGGTTCCGGCATTCACCGGGGTGAATGGTTGGCTTGATGTAGAATGTTCGAACACTCgaggagttgaagaggcTTGGGCTGGCTGCGAGGCCTGTGGACGTGGCGATGATGCCCGTGCTGCCGTACCTACCGCATCTGGCCGCTGAGAATACAAAGGGTCGCCAGTCTGCGCCCTTGCAGGTGTGTCTGATGATCCATCCTTGGGCCGGTTTTTGGAGCCCTTGGGCCGACCCCTTTTCCTTGCGCTAGGTGTGAGATCAATTGTACTGGTGCTTGTGGTCGGGGCGGTGGGTAAAGTTGTTCGTACTGGAGTACTGGCCGCGAGCAAAGGCCGCTCATGGGCCAAACCAGACTGCTGTAACTGTGGCACTGGTTGTGGCGTTGAGCTATGTGCAAGAAGCATTACATTCGCATCCACCTCGTCCacagcatcatcctcgacatcaacccAGCTTTCATCGGCCGCATTTGTGTGTTGCTGGCTTTCGGCAGTGCCCGAGACAGCCTTCATAAGGGGCCCCTTTTTGATTCCTTTATCGATCCGAGGCCTGGTGCCCTTGCTGCCCTTGGGCCGTCCACGCTTTCGTCTTGTTGAaacaaggggaggagggtcaGACTCGCGCATAGCAGGAATGACAAGCTGTTGTCCTGCAGTGTTGCCCCCTAACCTGGGGAATATTTCAGCTATCCATCCTACAAAGAGGCTACCAGATCCATTCGACTCTGCGCTCTGCGGGAATCCATCCCCAGGGGGTGGTCCCCCTGGTATGCCCCCGAAAAAAGCTAGGGCTTTGCAGATTTGGTCAACCACAAGGACAGGGTGAAGGCTCCGCAGTAACGTCAACAACCGGGCCTGTTCTGCCTTGGTTTCTTCGGGGGTCAGCGGGGTCTGGCGCGTCCGATGCGCGGCTGCATTTACTGGTGCTTGCGGCGGAACGATAGGCTTAGCCGCCGGTTCTGGTTCGTCGGGGATGTGTATAAACCGGCTCCTTCGTAACGACACATAGCCATTCTCATAAGCCCGCTTCGCAGCAAGCTCTGTGCTCTCGCTGGTTCTTTTTGCCTCAGCGTCACGTTCCGTGGCCTCCGTCCTGCCCGCCACATCTATATGCATCACGCTGAAATTTCCCTTGGAGCCATCTGTCTTGCCCTTCAACTTGCTGGGGACGGGATTTCGAATGCGGCCGTCTCGGTGGGGGCCACTTGACGCGTCGGGGACATTGGAATCGCTTGTCGCTAAAACACCGAAACTGGCTGTAGTTGTAGGCGTTGTTGGAACTGCTGGCGCTGATTTTTCCATTGGCGCACGACTCGACATGTAACCTGGTTTAGGCAGGGGAACGGGAGTGACTTTGGATGTGGTAGCCGTGCGTGAAGAGAGTGTTGCGCCTGCGCGTGAAAGTTAGCAGCACATTTGGTCCCCCTCATCAATATCGTGCCCACCTGAAGGGGGAGCCATTGGAAGGTGTGGCTATGAAGAGCGTCGCACGATGCAAAACTCAGCGGTGGCATATATGCTGAAGCGGCTCCAGTGATATGATTGATCTAATGGGGCGTCAAGTCACAACCTCGGCGCCCAAACTGCATTTTCGAAGTGAATCTGGGTTGAATATGTTTTGACGGAGGCGCTGGTGAGAAAGCGATAACAGAGGCGCGCCGAATCGATGGAGAAGAGTTCAGCGACTCCACAAGATGCCAGGGAGCAGGGAGCGCCAGGTTGGCAGCCAAGGTCAACAGGCCCGACTATGCGCGTTGACCAGCACGAGAGTGAGAGCAACGCAAGAAcgttgttgctgccgttCCACAGCTCTGGCTGGGTGAAGTATAAAGATTGTCAAAGTCGAGGTAGCTGTACTCGGTAAGCCCAATGACCTGAGGCGGTTGGTGATACAACTGTACACGCCAGGCCAATGTTGCTTGGAATCGAAAGTTGAGGGGCAATGGAGCGATCACAGAGCGATGGCTGGGCCCTGAAAAGCGGTCCACGAATGTGTGATGCCAGACACAAACATGACGATGTCAACGGCCCTGGAGAGACTGGGGATACTTGGGTCGAGGCTGATAACTTGGTGTAGTTTCTCTGCGGAGCAGCTGAATGGCAAAGGTCCGTCGGTCGgttggagttgaggttgAACAGCGGAAACGCACCTCACCTAATACGAAAATGCAGGCACATGAACAAGGACGAAAGCCCGCGCCTTGATTGGTAGCTCGCCGCCAATCATGCGCCAACAAGCCTCACCCACGCTACCTACAACTGCGCCCAGTGTGGCTGCTGTATGCGTAACAGCTGCTGTTCATTTCCCCAGCGTCGTGATGAATCTCCCGATGCTAACACTTGGCCTACTGGCCCAATAACAAGACATAAACAGGTCTAGCCTCATAGGAGAAGAAATCCAAGTTCGACGGATTGGGGCAGAACGGAAGGCTCCAACTGATACATTGGGCCTCCGGCACATCTTACACATATCGTCCCGACCCCCGACTGGGGTACGTACCGGGCCCATAGCTGCCAAATCAAATGCGACCGCCAGGGGCCCAGCTAAGCTGCTGGGTGAGCTCCCCACCCAGGTGCTTGGTGTGttccaacatcatcaattgataccaacatcaccctcatcgaGACCTCCCACCGCACCCCACGGCATCCCGCAGAACGCCTTCAATATTAACCTCTCAAGCCTCTCTACTTTTCTGCCTCCTGTATCGGTTAAACAACCAGCCCTACTCAACCGCCCCCTTGTCCTCGCAACCGGTCGTCTCTATCGCACAGGcaaccacccttccccttgAAGGGAAATCCCCCAGAGTCCAGAATCCCGAGAGCAACACCTCGGCTTCTCGACACGCCTGTACCGCCTTGCAACGAACTCTAGGCCTACCCCAAGCATACCGGCATGCTGTAGCCCGCCATGGCTCCGGCGCAATACATACTCGTTTCCCTGCCCCTCCGCGTCTTCGATGACGATCCGCTCAAGTCCTTGGCCGCCACCGTCGGTCGTGACAATGGCGAGGTGCTGCCCTACCCTGTCCCGTCGTTCAAGATTGGCACACTCGACGCCCTGGTGCAACATGCCGACGACCTAGCAAAGCTCAACAGCGCCTGTGAAGCTGCCGTCGCCAAAGTTGCCGATTCCCTCAGAGGAAttttggatggtgatgaagacCTAGTGGCTCAACAAAAGATAGTCAATGACAGTAAGCTCGTGTTACACTATTTGCCATCGTGCCAGAATGACTGCTGACAAGTATGACACAGAACCCACGGATCAGTACCTGCGCTCATTCCAATGGAACAAACTCCGCTACCGAGCTGATCGGCCTCTGGTTGAGCTCATCGAAAATCTCCAAAACGACTTGCAAAACTCAGATAACGATGTCAAGGCCAAGTTCAACCAGTATAACACCGTCAAGACGAATCTCGCCGCCTTGGAGAGGAAACAAACGTAGGCTATCCCAAACTTTTGCGGCTGTGTAGCTTCTCTCATGTTCCGGGCTGACTATAATTAATCTAACCAGAGGAAACCTCGTCACCAAGTCGCTCACGCCCATCGTGGACCCAAAGCTCCTTGTACAGGACTCGGAATACATGGAAACGCACCTCATTGTGGTGCCGACGAATGCACGGAAAGACTTCATCCGCAGCTATGAGACACTTGCTCCCATGGTAGTGCCGCGGTCATCTATTCAGGTTGCTCAGGACGATGAATTCACGCTGTTTGCAGTCACAACGTTTAAGAAGACGAGCGCCGAGTTTCTTCAAAAGTGCAGGGAGCACAAATGGACCCCTCGCCAGTACAAGTATATGGAGggcggcaaagaagaagagcaacgcGAGCTCCAACGcgttgagaaggaggcgagAAAGGTGCGGGCCGAGGCCCTTTTGCTGGGTCGGACAGGTTGGGGTGAGAGTGTGATGATTTGGGCACATGTCATGACACTTCGCGTCTTTGTCGAGACAGTGCTCAGATACGGCTTACCCTTGGAGTTTGCGTCGACACTTATCAGAGTAGGTTTTGAAACCCCCAGAAGACGGTCTTGGGAGACAAGACAAAATACCTGAAGCGTTGGAGCTGACACTGCACGTAGACAACGCCAAAACaagccaagaaggtcaaAACAGCCTTGGACTCGGCATACTCGTACCTTGGGGGAAATGCGTTTGGCCGGGACAAGCATGGGCGGGTCACCAAGGACGATGCATCTCTAACATCCGAAATGGCTGCGGCGGGCCTTAGTGTGGGCGAGGGCAACGAGTACACCGCATATGTGTATTATGAATTTGAGCTCCCGTAATCGGTTAGGGGTGCCTTCGTGAAGGCATGGAGGGGTGAATAGGGAGTGGCTGTATGGTTCGTCAATTCGGGAGTCTCGGTGTCAAATGCCTCTTTAACTTTCCTTAGCCCtatttttttccttttttgttCCCTTGAGATGGATGCCAGAACTTGATGTAACTTGTAGTGGCTTTGCCATTCAGTCTCCGACACGTGCAAAATAGACGCTCAAAGCAGGGCCCAGGATCGCTCTTCATTTATCTCATCTCGGTGGTCTGGCTGAtcagccccttttccaccagGTACTCTACAATCTTCCTCACTGATTCCTCCACGCTCAGCTGATCGGTTCGGATGGTGACTTCTGGATTCTCAGGGGCCTCGTACGGCGCCGAGATGCCAGTAAAGTCCTTGATCTCACCAGCACGCGCCTTCTTATAGAGACCCTTGGGATCtctcttctcggcctcctccagaGAGATATCCACAAAGACTTCGATGAACGGGAGTGCGTCGTCGCCGGACTGCGAGGCGTTCGCATGCAAGTCGCGGGCGATCTGCCGGTCGGCCCGGTAAGGAGAGATGAAGGATGTCAGGGCAATGGTGGACGAGTCAGCGAACAACTTGGCAACCTAAGTCGAAGCACAGTGTTTTATGATTAGCAACCAGATCACACGCCCATCAACAAACCCGAGTGACAGGCCGGATTTCCTACCTCAGCAATGCGGCGGATGTTCTCGTTGCGGTCTTTCTCCGAGAAGCCCAGGTCCTTGTTCAGGCCGAAGCGAACATTGTCGCCGTCGAGCCTGTAGGCGGCAAGGCCGATATGAAGCAAGTGCTGCTCAAGGGCAGTGGCAACGGTCGACTTTCCCGAGGCAGAGAGACCCGTGAACCAAACAGTAAAGCCGCGTTGGCCACGGAGTTGGTTTCGCTCATGGCGCGAGAGCGATGGATGCCAGGTAATGTTGCTATCGCCGGTGTCAATACTCCTGGTTCATGGGCTGGTGCGAGACACATCTGCCCCGCCAAGAGCCAGCTGTGCTCAGTGACATCAGAAGCTCTAGACTCGGCCCCGAATAGCGGGACGGAGAAGCAACCAGGTTCAACTTACGTGGCCATTATGACGAGTGTGGGACTATCCAGGGATGGCGTCCTTAACGTTCAGTTTGGATTAACAAGTTGGAATGAGGGTCCAACACAAGAATCGATATACCTATGGATGGCGGGGTCATAAACGacaatatatatatatatgtaaCAAATTCCAACGCCTGGGTGAGTGGGTCATTGTTTCTGCAACCGTTCGGCCGTCCCTGCAGCGAATGTGACTCGACTTGACTCCGATTCGGAGCTGGAGCCCTGCAAAAAGGTCGCCATTGTTGGTCAGTTTGATGTTTCCATCCTAGCATTGAAGCCTTGGTCCGGTCGGATGGCAGATGGCGTCATTTTTTAGCTGCTGCGTGCATGGGAAATACCCCACGCCCCACATTGATGTGTGTCTTGGCGGCTTGTCAAGggctcttcttccacttgcACTCTCCACATGCAGCGATTGTACTATGAAGCATTGCGCCCCTACATGACTGGTGTCGACTATATACGGCCGATGGTGACCTGCTACTACCaaagcggcagcagcatctgCTCTAACTATACCTCTATTCAGATGCCTCTATTAAGATGCCTCTATGCGAAATAGCAACGATGTAAATGTATGTCTACCCCCTACAACTTCTATCCACGCCGTGTGTCATCTCCCAATCCCCCACTCACCACGAGCTTGCGTGCGTTGTTTCATGTTACTGGGTAAACCTTTGCCATGGTCTATAAGCGCCAAGTTTGTCAGCAGAACGTGTCTTGAATCGGCTTGGGGGTCTGCATTCAGAAATGTCCATACCGATGCCTGTCTAGGAGAAATGAAAAGGGCGCTCGCCGTGGCCAGTACTGTTGGCTGCTGGCCCTCCTCGGTAGGCAAAGTCTCGATATGGCCCTCGACCCACGCTTTCCTCCCCTCTGCCTTAACTGTCGTCGCCCGGAGCACCAGATACTGATTGGCCATGGCGGGTGCCTTGTAGTTGATCTCAAGCTTGGCTGTCATGCCCACGTTAAAAGGCAGCACAGGAAAAGAGCACCGCGCCAGCCCCTCGTCCAACATCGTGGCGAGGAATCCGCCGTGGATGATGCCTTCATGGCCACACAAATTGGTTCCCACGTGCGATATTTGAACATAGCTCTTGCCGCTTCGTTCTGACCAACTAAAAGGCGGAACTGTCACTTTCCCTGGTCCCATGAGTGTGCCGCCTGTCAAGTTGTGCTTCCTCCAGGTCTCGGGTATCTTCATGTGTGGGCGAGACTCAATCATATCAGGGTCGGCGCGAAGGGAGGCGACCAGGGGGTGTGAGTTGATGTAGtcttccttggccttggcatcgtcgtcttcgggAGTGTACATGGTGAGGCTGGCAGCATCATCTGGTGGCGAGAGAATTGTGCTAGCGGCCTCGTACGCGGGCGCAGCGGCCATGATGAAGCCGAGagcggtgaagaggaggatgcggcCGGTGACGGAGGCGGTTCGACGGAAAATCGGCGGTTTATCGGCTGCAACGGAAGCACTGGCCGAATCTAGGGACCGATCAGACAGACTGTCAGTGGCCTAGTTTACAGGACGCAGAGCATATACCATGATTGCTTTGAGCTTACCTGTGGTAGTCGAGATAGCACgagacggtggtgttgggataCAGTGCCTAGACCTAGGGGTAGAGACAAGGCGGAGGGTGGAAGTATGGCGGCGCGTGGCCGAGAGTAAACGGGAGGACATGGCGAAGAGGCGGCCTCGGGCGAGGAAGACAAGACGGGTTTTATGTCACCGAAATCCGGGTGTCGCAACCTGTCTGCCAGGCACCGCACGACGGCTGGCGGGAATTGCTTTGGACGGATCCACCTTGCTCGCGTCGATGTCGCAGGCGAGCGGACACACGGAGAGGGTGGATCACGGGAGGCTAGGGTCTAGATGCAAATATATCAGCCAGTTTACTTATCATGAACATGGCAGACGCCAAAAGATATAGATATTGAGGGAATACACTGCCCAGGCTTCGAGTCTATGTTCAAGCAGCGCCGGGCCGGCATAGAGCAATGCTGAAGAACTTACTGCAGTAACTCTGGTGAGACTGAGCTTCGATGTCAGTGCCAACGGCACAAGCTTGTACCCACGTGACCAGTAATCAGCTCTTGCGGGAAGGAGTGTCGGGGTGAATGAAGCAGAATATGGCTTCAAAACCTCGGCAACGGTTTTCATGGCACCCGGAGGCGCCGGCTCAAGATGGTGACGTCTTGGCACAAATACTTAGCTAAGGTATGTGCATCGTCGAGGCTTACACATGGAATCTTCAGACACGCAATGTCTCACAGCCACGAGACAGAATCCCGTGTCCTGGCATGCAGGATGCACGGGCGCAACCAATCTGTGCCGTCATCTTGTGGCCGGCCACTGACGCAATTGGATGAACTGCTCACTTGCCTTGAATTGAGGCAACAGAAATGGTTGACATGCCCCTCCATCTGAGCCCACCCACTATTTTATTTTCCTCTATTaccgctgctgcttctgtTACTATTCACCGTCTCATCCCATACATATAAAGTAACACCCATTATGGTACGTTTGCTGGCAAGCAACATCCCCCAGTCGTGGCGGTGGCTAGCCCTATTAACTGTAGTAGGCCACCGCAGAAACCGTAGAGCTCGGGGCCACTCATGAGCCAAAGGAGGAGTCGCTCCGGGTCTTTGAGCAGATTGAACATGAATTGAAGAAAACACTCGTTCATATCCGTCACGAGCATAACAGTGAGCCAAAATAGCCTGCCTTTTCGCCCATTCCTGGCCAGCAAGGTCCTGATCGCTTACCCATTTGCATTTGTCCCTCATAAAAGAACATGAGCCGGAATACTTTGCGGCTACTGAGCATCTCAGTGATGCCGAGTTAGCCGGCTTTACGCTTGACGACTTCCAGCAAGTTCGTGTCGCCGTCTCCGCCTACGGGATTCATATCTTCGGCAAAGTCAGGATTCCCGCTCTGCCTGATGATGGCCCAGCCTACATTCATTTCCGTGCTTTCATTGGAGGCCCGGACGACGAAGCCAAGCTCCACAGTATCCGTAAGTCAAAGTGCAAAGTCATGGGAGGTCAATGGAGACCCGAGAAGTGCTCAGCTTATAGTGCAAAGATACCGAAGACAAGGAAGAACCCGATGGTGGCCACACTTTCCGCGCCATCTTCACAAAAAACGACCCGCTGGAGTGGTTCGACACCTAGAACCTCTGCCCATGATGCCCACAGGGCTGACTTAGATAGAAATAAAACAAGCCACTTtttgcccccttttttgaTTAACAAAAACTCCCGTCCACCCTAAATAATGAGGAGTCTCAATAGTTGTGAC
It contains:
- a CDS encoding uncharacterized protein (EggNog:ENOG503PXDA), which translates into the protein MATAETVELGATHEPKEESLRVFEQIEHELKKTLVHIRHEHNKHEPEYFAATEHLSDAELAGFTLDDFQQVRVAVSAYGIHIFGKVRIPALPDDGPAYIHFRAFIGGPDDEAKLHSIHTEDKEEPDGGHTFRAIFTKNDPLEWFDT
- a CDS encoding uncharacterized protein (EggNog:ENOG503P2HS; COG:S) yields the protein MSSRLLSATRRHTSTLRLVSTPRSRHCIPTPPSRAISTTTDSASASVAADKPPIFRRTASVTGRILLFTALGFIMAAAPAYEAASTILSPPDDAASLTMYTPEDDDAKAKEDYINSHPLVASLRADPDMIESRPHMKIPETWRKHNLTGGTLMGPGKVTVPPFSWSERSGKSYVQISHVGTNLCGHEGIIHGGFLATMLDEGLARCSFPVLPFNVGMTAKLEINYKAPAMANQYLVLRATTVKAEGRKAWVEGHIETLPTEEGQQPTVLATASALFISPRQASVWTFLNADPQADSRHVLLTNLALIDHGKGLPSNMKQRTQARGEWGIGR
- a CDS encoding uncharacterized protein (EggNog:ENOG503P35R; COG:S); the protein is MAPPSGATLSSRTATTSKVTPVPLPKPGYMSSRAPMEKSAPAVPTTPTTTASFGVLATSDSNVPDASSGPHRDGRIRNPVPSKLKGKTDGSKGNFSVMHIDVAGRTEATERDAEAKRTSESTELAAKRAYENGYVSLRRSRFIHIPDEPEPAAKPIVPPQAPVNAAAHRTRQTPLTPEETKAEQARLLTLLRSLHPVLVVDQICKALAFFGGIPGGPPPGDGFPQSAESNGSGSLFVGWIAEIFPRLGGNTAGQQLVIPAMRESDPPPLVSTRRKRGRPKGSKGTRPRIDKGIKKGPLMKAVSGTAESQQHTNAADESWVDVEDDAVDEVDANVMLLAHSSTPQPVPQLQQSGLAHERPLLAASTPVRTTLPTAPTTSTSTIDLTPSARKRGRPKGSKNRPKDGSSDTPARAQTGDPLYSQRPDAVGTAARASSPRPQASQPAQASSTPRVFEHSTSSQPFTPVNAGTPSTATKKVGRSKALEDKQRPTNQRSHIPPGITTDHGARAATLSASGAASGVATRVEPETAPGGALSGAAMDTVTGTTQKNLAQTGNASTSGPRTESTNKEPATLSQGLDNTLGSFATTDFVYSAPPDGLSSTSSHRSRPRPSQTSRQTENPQGQILALPTPPSASPALPNTAPGSLGQKRKRTAKTGGSNHAVQSGVSNQASPQMNGPALPTPPANVGSAHSTAASALQPPVAKRSRRGKGPKETTAVANQDPAAANIEVSTTGAMVGLRSDSGPHSALSSSAAAALSLTTMTESRDMASDTNETSVPPVHSPHQNHYEVQSPTMENYEAQLQAQIEQQAEMESQTVSHQTRVDPPQYRSARQPRQQQQQQQQQSTSASTPQRRSPNTQPQVSNPQAGLSLATQSQTRTTGQGQYPQYLPPNPQYNQSQHSKQSQSSSQSLSSSQHQQHHKQQQQQPQQQQQQQQQQQQQQQQQQQQQQQQQQQQQQQQQSSHFLGQQKLQGQIVQGSPAQQYSVNSTQQQQHPSNQSSYTNKQQQQQQLSSQQRYQQQHLATTAGSTNSYNNTHPPSQFAGSATNNYTATTDGTYRASSTSLGTSTYGQRSQSTTPSTAASFRSSGTHGLPHHSPSFNTGSGAAQQQAGSASHATNQGVQGMSGSMQAFSGNTGGSWELFDTGHIDVSGQPSSLGLTSTYGINTTNARTSGNSSTFGAAGLGTYDTSGLPYNERYHGVGRR
- the MET14 gene encoding Adenylyl-sulfate kinase (EggNog:ENOG503NW9X; COG:F); protein product: MATNITWHPSLSRHERNQLRGQRGFTVWFTGLSASGKSTVATALEQHLLHIGLAAYRLDGDNVRFGLNKDLGFSEKDRNENIRRIAEVAKLFADSSTIALTSFISPYRADRQIARDLHANASQSGDDALPFIEVFVDISLEEAEKRDPKGLYKKARAGEIKDFTGISAPYEAPENPEVTIRTDQLSVEESVRKIVEYLVEKGLISQTTEMR
- the VMA5 gene encoding Vacuolar ATP synthase subunit C (BUSCO:EOG092631MU; COG:C; EggNog:ENOG503NVXU) — translated: MAPAQYILVSLPLRVFDDDPLKSLAATVGRDNGEVLPYPVPSFKIGTLDALVQHADDLAKLNSACEAAVAKVADSLRGILDGDEDLVAQQKIVNDKPTDQYLRSFQWNKLRYRADRPLVELIENLQNDLQNSDNDVKAKFNQYNTVKTNLAALERKQTGNLVTKSLTPIVDPKLLVQDSEYMETHLIVVPTNARKDFIRSYETLAPMVVPRSSIQVAQDDEFTLFAVTTFKKTSAEFLQKCREHKWTPRQYKYMEGGKEEEQRELQRVEKEARKVRAEALLLGRTGWGESVMIWAHVMTLRVFVETVLRYGLPLEFASTLIRTTPKQAKKVKTALDSAYSYLGGNAFGRDKHGRVTKDDASLTSEMAAAGLSVGEGNEYTAYVYYEFELP